The Chloroflexota bacterium sequence ATGTGTTGACTCCCCGCTTGCTCCAGCCGCTCAATCTCTGACTGAAAGCGCTGTTCCAGTTCGGTGGCATCGATGAGTTCGCTATAAGCGTTGGCTATCTCAAGCCCACCGATAAACACCTCGGCCCGTTCGGACACCAGCGGATCTGCGGACTTCAGCCGAGCCATGGAGGCATTGGCAGCAGGGTAATCCAGGAGTACCGTAGGCCGGTTGGGCGCAAAGTTCGGCATTACCTTGTCGACCAGGTCGATGTCAAATCGCTCTGGGTCGGGGTTGGAGGTGGGGTCCCAGTGAGCGTGATCAAGGAAAGCCTGGCGCACAGTCGTGATGGGCCATGGCGGAACCAGATCAATGTCTCTGCCCTGGTAGTGGATGGTTGAGCCCAGGTGCAGATTAGTGGCAATAGAGAGTACCAGGCGTTCAGTATCCTGGATAATCTGCAGGTACCCGGCGTTGCGGCGGTACCATTCGAGCATGGTGAATTCCGGATTGTGTAATTTGCCACGCTCTCCCTTACGGAAACATTGGCA is a genomic window containing:
- the epmA gene encoding EF-P lysine aminoacylase EpmA, which codes for MTRAESLRLIQIKTNLERRASILDAIRAFFINEGFLEVETPLLVPTVAPEQYITPFAVNGWFLSTSPEMHMKRLLAAGYGNIFQICQCFRKGERGKLHNPEFTMLEWYRRNAGYLQIIQDTERLVLSIATNLHLGSTIHYQGRDIDLVPPWPITTVRQAFLDHAHWDPTSNPDPERFDIDLVDKVMPNFAPNRPTVLLDYPAANASMARLKSADPLVSERAEVFIGGLEIANAYSELIDATELEQRFQSEIERLEQAGSQHILMPRRFLKAVASLPPCGGNALGVDRLAMLFCDANSIDNVMAFPRDMA